Proteins encoded within one genomic window of Elephas maximus indicus isolate mEleMax1 chromosome 21, mEleMax1 primary haplotype, whole genome shotgun sequence:
- the LOC126064501 gene encoding 60S ribosomal protein L7-like yields MLRKARRKLIYEKAKHYHKEYRQMYRTEIRMARMARKAGNFYVPAEPKLAFVIRIRGINGVSPKVRKVLQLLRLRQIFNGTFVKLNKASVNMLRIVELYVAWGYPNPKSVNELICKRGYGKINKKRIALTDNTLIARSLGKYGIICVEDLIHEIYTVGKRFKEANNFLWPFKLSSP; encoded by the coding sequence ATGCTTCGAAAGGCAAGGAGGAAGCTTATCTATGAAAAAGCTAAGCACTATCACAAGGAATATAGGCAGATGTACAGGACTGAAATTCGAATGGCTAGGATGGCAAGAAAAGCTGGCAACTTCTATGTACCTGCAGAACCCAAGTTGGCATTTGTTATCAGGATCAGAGGTATCAATGGTGTGAGCCCAAAGGTTCGAAAGGTGTTGCAGCTTCTTCGCCTTCGCCAGATCTTCAATGGCACCTTTGTTAAGCTCAACAAGGCTTCAGTTAACATGCTGAGAATTGTGGAACTATATGTTGCGTGGGGATACCCAAACCCGAAGTCAGTGAATGAACTGATCTGTAAGCGTGGGTATGGCAAGATCAATAAGAAGCGAATTGCCCTGACAGATAACACTTTGATTGCACGATCTCTTGGTAAATATGGCATCATCTGCGTGGAGGATCTGATTCATGAGATCTATACTGTTGGGAAACGCTTCAAAGAAGCAAACAACTTCCTTTGGCCCTTCAAATTATCTTCTCCAtga